In Sphingopyxis sp. CCNWLW2, a single window of DNA contains:
- the nuoN gene encoding NADH-quinone oxidoreductase subunit NuoN — protein sequence MTADLMLIWPELILTIGGLITLMLGTFFGDRNVGLYQLSSLLTLAAAAAAVVALFGIETTVFSGTLSVDSFGGFAKLLIYAASFVCIVIAPRFFNGGMRAEYPTLILFAALGMGIMASSRDLMTLYVGLELNSLAAYVLASFMRTDERSTEAGLKYFVLGALASGMLLYGISLLYGFTGTTDFAGIAKVLGGELNIGLIFGIVFVLAGLGFKISAVPFHMWTPDVYEGAPTPVTTFFATAPKVAAMALMTRVVIDAMGPAVGAWQQIIIFLSLASIILGAVGAIGQKNIKRLLAYSSINNVGFMLVGLAAGTQQGVEGVLTYLLVYMLTTLGAFLVVLQLRDADGNQVESIPALAGLSQRRPGLAAAMAVFLFSLAGIPPLFGFWPKYLVFEAAVNANLVPLAVAGIVASVIGAFYYIAIIKTMYFDDKSDTEFPAGGGAIVEDAVITASALWLSVIGYLFIPVLAVLSASAAAVLF from the coding sequence ATGACCGCCGACCTGATGCTCATCTGGCCCGAACTGATCCTGACGATCGGCGGGCTCATCACGCTGATGCTCGGCACCTTCTTCGGTGACCGCAATGTCGGTCTTTATCAGCTAAGCTCGCTGCTGACGCTCGCCGCCGCCGCCGCCGCGGTCGTCGCGCTGTTCGGCATCGAAACGACCGTCTTCTCGGGCACGCTGTCGGTCGACAGCTTCGGCGGGTTCGCCAAGCTGCTGATCTATGCCGCGAGCTTCGTCTGCATCGTCATCGCGCCGCGCTTCTTCAACGGCGGGATGCGCGCCGAATATCCGACGCTGATCCTGTTCGCGGCGCTCGGCATGGGCATCATGGCCTCGTCGCGCGACCTGATGACGCTGTACGTCGGGCTCGAGCTCAACAGCCTTGCCGCCTATGTGCTCGCCAGCTTCATGCGCACCGACGAGCGGTCGACCGAAGCGGGTCTTAAATATTTCGTCCTCGGCGCGCTCGCGTCGGGCATGCTGCTCTATGGCATTTCGCTGCTCTACGGCTTCACCGGCACGACCGATTTCGCCGGGATCGCGAAGGTGCTCGGCGGCGAGCTCAACATCGGGCTGATCTTTGGCATCGTGTTCGTGCTCGCGGGTCTCGGCTTCAAGATCAGCGCCGTGCCGTTCCACATGTGGACCCCCGACGTCTATGAAGGTGCGCCGACCCCGGTGACGACCTTCTTCGCTACCGCCCCGAAAGTCGCGGCGATGGCATTGATGACGCGCGTGGTGATCGACGCGATGGGCCCCGCGGTCGGCGCCTGGCAGCAGATCATCATCTTTCTGTCGCTCGCCTCGATCATCCTTGGTGCGGTCGGCGCGATCGGGCAGAAGAATATCAAGCGCCTGCTCGCTTATTCGTCGATCAACAATGTCGGCTTCATGCTCGTCGGCCTCGCCGCCGGAACGCAGCAGGGGGTCGAGGGCGTGCTGACCTATCTGCTCGTCTATATGCTGACGACGCTCGGCGCCTTCCTCGTCGTGCTCCAGTTGCGCGATGCCGATGGCAACCAGGTCGAGAGCATCCCGGCGCTCGCCGGCCTGTCGCAGCGCCGCCCCGGCCTTGCCGCGGCGATGGCGGTGTTCCTGTTCAGCCTCGCCGGTATCCCGCCGCTCTTCGGCTTCTGGCCGAAATATCTGGTCTTCGAGGCCGCGGTGAACGCGAACCTCGTGCCGCTGGCGGTCGCGGGTATCGTCGCCTCGGTGATCGGCGCTTTCTATTATATCGCGATCATCAAGACGATGTACTTCGACGACAAATCGGACACCGAATTCCCCGCGGGCGGCGGTGCGATCGTCGAGGATGCGGTGATTACCGCGAGCGCCTTGTGGCTCTCGGTCATCGGCTATCTCTTCATTCCCGTGCTGGCGGTCCTTTCGGCCAGCGCCGCCGCGGTGCTGTTCTGA
- a CDS encoding pyruvate dehydrogenase complex dihydrolipoamide acetyltransferase, with protein MPIELKMPALSPTMEEGTLAKWLVKEGDTVKSGDLLAEIETDKATMEFEAIDEGVVSQILVAEGTDNVKVGTVIAVIAGEGEDAGSAKAAPAPAPAATPAAEQKTEAPAPAAASAPTPAPAPAPAAAPAASGDRIKASPLAKRLAAEQGIDLKSLTGTGPGGRIVKADLEGAPTGAAAPAAIAATAAPVSATAAPAAAPAPATAGAIPDFGIPHEDTKLSGMRKTIARRLTESMQQSPHIYLTVDIRLDALLKLRGELNASLESRGVKLSVNDMLIKALAVALERVPACNVSFGGDVMRQYKRADISVAVSIPGGLITPIIVDAGGKSMSKISTEMSELAAKAKEGKLQPAEYQGGTASISNMGMMGIKQFTAVINPPQAMIMAIGAGEKRPYIVDDALAIATVMSATGSFDHRAIDGADGALLMKTFKELVEAPLGLVA; from the coding sequence ATGCCAATCGAACTCAAAATGCCCGCTCTCTCGCCGACGATGGAGGAGGGCACGCTTGCCAAATGGCTGGTCAAGGAAGGCGACACGGTCAAATCGGGTGATCTGCTCGCCGAGATCGAGACCGATAAGGCAACGATGGAATTCGAAGCGATCGACGAAGGCGTCGTCAGCCAGATTCTCGTCGCCGAAGGCACCGACAATGTGAAGGTCGGCACCGTGATTGCGGTGATCGCGGGTGAGGGCGAAGATGCCGGGAGCGCGAAGGCTGCGCCGGCGCCGGCCCCGGCCGCGACTCCCGCCGCTGAACAGAAGACCGAAGCGCCAGCGCCCGCCGCTGCGTCTGCTCCGACTCCCGCACCGGCCCCGGCTCCGGCAGCCGCCCCCGCTGCGTCGGGCGACCGCATCAAGGCCAGCCCGCTCGCCAAGCGCCTCGCCGCCGAGCAGGGTATCGACCTCAAGAGTCTGACCGGCACCGGCCCGGGTGGCCGCATCGTAAAGGCCGACCTCGAAGGCGCCCCCACTGGCGCCGCGGCACCTGCCGCAATCGCCGCAACCGCCGCACCGGTCTCCGCCACCGCTGCTCCGGCAGCAGCTCCCGCACCGGCCACCGCCGGGGCCATCCCCGATTTCGGCATCCCGCACGAGGACACGAAGCTGTCGGGCATGCGCAAGACGATCGCGCGGCGCCTGACGGAATCGATGCAGCAGTCGCCGCACATCTACCTCACGGTCGACATCCGTCTCGATGCGCTGCTCAAGCTTCGCGGCGAGCTCAACGCCAGCCTCGAAAGCCGCGGCGTCAAGCTCAGCGTCAACGACATGCTGATCAAGGCGCTCGCGGTCGCGCTCGAACGCGTGCCCGCGTGCAACGTCAGCTTCGGCGGCGATGTGATGCGCCAGTATAAACGCGCCGACATCTCGGTCGCGGTCAGCATTCCGGGCGGCCTGATCACCCCGATCATCGTCGATGCGGGCGGCAAGTCGATGTCGAAAATCTCGACCGAAATGTCCGAGCTCGCGGCGAAGGCGAAGGAAGGCAAGCTCCAGCCCGCTGAATATCAGGGCGGCACCGCCTCGATCTCGAACATGGGCATGATGGGGATCAAGCAGTTCACCGCGGTGATCAACCCACCGCAAGCGATGATCATGGCGATCGGCGCGGGCGAGAAGCGGCCCTATATCGTCGACGACGCGCTCGCGATCGCGACCGTCATGTCGGCGACCGGCAGCTTCGACCACCGCGCGATCGACGGCGCCGACGGCGCGCTGTTGATGAAGACCTTCAAGGAACTGGTGGAGGCGCCGCTAGGCTTGGTCGCGTAA
- a CDS encoding DUF1467 family protein — MKWTSALAIYLLFWAFSAFFVLPFHGRRASDDATPLVRGQEPGAPATFRPGRILLQMTIAATATFVLYYVAYVNGWADPDVLTGRA; from the coding sequence ATGAAATGGACCTCGGCGCTTGCCATCTACCTGCTGTTCTGGGCGTTCAGCGCCTTTTTCGTGCTGCCCTTCCATGGCCGCCGCGCGAGCGATGACGCGACGCCGCTCGTGCGGGGGCAGGAACCGGGCGCACCGGCGACCTTCCGTCCCGGACGCATCCTGCTCCAGATGACGATTGCCGCGACGGCCACCTTCGTCCTCTATTATGTCGCCTATGTGAATGGCTGGGCCGATCCCGACGTGCTGACCGGGCGGGCCTGA
- a CDS encoding type III pantothenate kinase, with protein sequence MLLAIDVGNTNAKFALFRGTELLARWRIATDDRRTADEYMVWLDQLMRIEGHDRADVEAVIISTVVPRALHNLQLLAHKYFGVDALVAGREPVTWGIALKVDEPQSVGADRAVNAISAQAVEPGKDKLVISFGTATTLDHIGPDGAYLGGIIAPGVNLSLEALVAAAAKLPRIAIEAPATSSVIGRTTESQMLIGVYWGYVSMMEGLIARMKAEIGKPLTVIATGGLATLFQEQAHLFDRIEPDLTLNGLMHLYHQRKPTI encoded by the coding sequence ATGCTGCTCGCGATCGATGTCGGCAATACCAACGCCAAATTCGCGCTGTTTCGCGGCACCGAGCTGCTCGCGCGCTGGCGCATCGCGACCGACGACCGGCGCACCGCCGACGAATATATGGTCTGGCTCGACCAGTTGATGCGGATCGAGGGGCACGACCGCGCCGACGTCGAAGCGGTTATCATCTCGACCGTCGTCCCGCGCGCGCTCCACAATCTCCAGCTGCTCGCCCATAAATATTTCGGCGTCGATGCGCTGGTCGCGGGCCGCGAGCCCGTGACCTGGGGTATCGCGCTCAAGGTCGACGAGCCGCAGTCGGTCGGCGCCGACCGCGCGGTCAATGCAATCTCGGCGCAGGCGGTCGAGCCCGGCAAGGACAAGCTCGTCATCAGCTTCGGCACCGCGACGACGCTCGACCATATCGGCCCCGACGGTGCCTATCTGGGCGGGATCATCGCGCCGGGCGTCAATCTCTCGCTTGAGGCGCTCGTCGCGGCGGCCGCAAAACTCCCCCGTATTGCGATTGAAGCCCCGGCAACGAGCAGCGTTATCGGGCGCACTACCGAAAGCCAGATGCTGATCGGCGTCTATTGGGGCTATGTCTCGATGATGGAAGGGCTGATCGCGCGAATGAAGGCCGAAATCGGCAAGCCGCTCACCGTTATCGCGACGGGCGGCCTTGCGACACTTTTTCAGGAACAGGCGCACCTGTTCGATCGTATCGAGCCCGACCTGACGCTGAACGGGCTGATGCACCTCTATCATCAACGGAAGCCAACAATATGA
- a CDS encoding NADH-quinone oxidoreductase subunit M, whose amino-acid sequence MSGFPILSLMLAVPAVAAILCLFVGDKTSRWVALGATLATFVLGCILWAQFDIGGAQWQFTERADLFGRFQYALGIDGMALMLIMLSVFLMPLCILASWDAIKSRVGLYMSMFLIMEVVMIGVFMAQDLLLFYIFFEAGLIPMYFIIGIWGGANRKYAAFKFFLYTLLGSVLMLIAMIAMIAEAGTTDIPTLLNYDFPVQMQTWLWLAFFASLAVKMPMWPVHTWLPDAHVQAPTAGSMILAGVLLKLGAYGFIRFMMPMFPDASAQLMWIVFGLSMIAVVYTSLVALAQSDMKKLIAYSSVAHMAIVTAGLFAFNQQGIEGALIIMLSHGVVSAALFFCVGVIYDRLHTREIDRYGGLAVNMPAYALFFMLFTMASIGLPGTSGFVGEFLSLAGIYEASSWVAFVCTTGIILGAAYMLYLYRRVVFGELTKDDVKAMPDLNAREWTIMVPLAAVALWMGVYPESFLAPMRGDVTTVVARLAPAKPAGDAHLAAGKPKPAEAHGEAAHGSSHAGGVQ is encoded by the coding sequence GTGAGCGGCTTTCCGATCCTTTCGTTGATGCTGGCGGTCCCCGCGGTCGCCGCCATCCTTTGCCTGTTCGTCGGCGACAAGACCTCGCGTTGGGTTGCGCTCGGCGCGACGCTCGCGACCTTCGTCCTCGGCTGTATCCTGTGGGCGCAGTTCGACATCGGCGGCGCGCAGTGGCAGTTCACCGAGCGCGCCGACCTGTTCGGGCGTTTCCAATATGCGCTCGGCATCGACGGTATGGCCTTGATGCTGATCATGCTCAGCGTCTTCCTGATGCCGCTCTGCATCCTCGCGAGCTGGGACGCGATCAAGAGCCGCGTCGGCCTCTACATGTCGATGTTCCTGATCATGGAAGTCGTGATGATCGGCGTCTTCATGGCGCAGGATCTGCTGCTCTTTTACATCTTCTTCGAAGCCGGCCTGATCCCGATGTATTTCATCATCGGCATCTGGGGCGGCGCGAACCGTAAATATGCGGCGTTCAAATTCTTCCTCTACACGCTGCTCGGATCGGTGCTGATGCTGATCGCGATGATCGCGATGATCGCCGAGGCAGGGACGACCGACATCCCGACGCTGCTGAACTATGATTTCCCGGTTCAGATGCAGACGTGGCTGTGGCTCGCCTTCTTCGCCAGCCTTGCGGTCAAGATGCCGATGTGGCCGGTCCACACCTGGCTTCCCGACGCGCACGTGCAGGCGCCGACCGCGGGTTCGATGATCCTCGCGGGCGTGCTGCTGAAGCTCGGCGCCTATGGCTTCATCCGCTTTATGATGCCGATGTTCCCCGACGCGTCGGCGCAGCTGATGTGGATCGTCTTTGGCCTGTCGATGATCGCGGTGGTCTACACCAGCCTCGTCGCGCTGGCGCAGAGCGACATGAAGAAGCTGATCGCTTACTCGTCGGTCGCGCATATGGCGATCGTCACCGCGGGCCTCTTCGCGTTCAATCAGCAGGGTATCGAGGGCGCACTGATCATCATGCTCAGCCATGGTGTCGTCTCGGCCGCGCTCTTTTTCTGCGTCGGCGTGATCTATGACCGGCTCCACACGCGCGAGATCGACCGTTACGGCGGCCTCGCGGTGAACATGCCGGCCTATGCGCTGTTCTTCATGCTGTTCACCATGGCGTCGATCGGCCTGCCCGGCACCAGCGGCTTCGTCGGCGAATTTCTGAGCCTCGCCGGTATCTATGAAGCGTCGAGCTGGGTCGCCTTTGTGTGCACCACCGGGATCATCCTCGGTGCCGCGTACATGCTCTATCTCTACCGCCGCGTCGTGTTCGGCGAACTGACCAAGGACGATGTGAAGGCGATGCCTGACCTCAACGCACGCGAATGGACGATCATGGTGCCGCTGGCCGCCGTGGCGCTGTGGATGGGCGTCTATCCCGAAAGCTTCCTCGCGCCGATGCGCGGTGACGTGACCACCGTCGTTGCGCGCCTCGCGCCGGCGAAGCCCGCGGGTGACGCGCATCTTGCCGCCGGCAAGCCGAAACCCGCCGAGGCGCATGGTGAAGCCGCCCACGGATCGAGCCATGCAGGAGGCGTCCAATGA
- a CDS encoding universal stress protein: MRTYLVVIDDSPEATLALRFAARRAARTGGGLIVLAIIPPQDFVAFGGVQATIEAEAREHAEELVAAAADAVVQEAGVTPQIMVKSGKPAEVVREVIGASDEIAALVLATAASGAPGPLVAHFTGQDAGTLPCPVMLVPGGIDIARLDALS, encoded by the coding sequence ATGCGGACATATCTGGTGGTGATCGACGATAGCCCGGAGGCGACGCTGGCGCTGCGCTTTGCCGCGCGCCGCGCGGCGCGGACGGGCGGCGGCCTCATCGTGCTGGCGATCATCCCGCCGCAGGATTTCGTCGCATTCGGCGGCGTCCAGGCGACGATTGAGGCCGAAGCGCGCGAGCATGCCGAGGAACTGGTGGCCGCTGCCGCCGATGCGGTGGTGCAGGAAGCGGGTGTGACACCGCAGATCATGGTGAAGTCGGGCAAACCCGCCGAGGTGGTGCGCGAAGTGATCGGTGCGAGCGACGAGATTGCGGCGCTGGTGCTCGCGACGGCGGCGTCGGGTGCGCCCGGCCCGCTGGTCGCGCATTTCACCGGACAGGATGCGGGTACGCTTCCCTGTCCGGTGATGCTGGTGCCGGGCGGGATCGATATCGCCCGGCTCGATGCGCTGAGTTAG
- a CDS encoding helix-turn-helix domain-containing protein, whose protein sequence is MQVATLGEQLREWRTRRRMSQMDLALDTEISTRHLSFIETGRSKPSAAMLQRIADCLDVPHRARNAMLLAAGYAPNYQERPLDSAEMAGMRAIVEHVLKGHEPYPALAVDRHWNMVAANSAVEILAGLAAPHLFEPPVNVLRIALHPEGLAPHIANRGEWRAHLLERLDHQIDASADAGLIALREELAGYPATEDVQHRSAANGIAVPLILDTPMGQIRFVSTVTIFGTPVDITLSELAIEAFFPADAESAALLQKLANQ, encoded by the coding sequence ATGCAAGTCGCGACGCTGGGCGAGCAATTGCGCGAATGGCGCACCCGCCGCCGGATGAGCCAGATGGACCTCGCGCTCGATACCGAGATTTCGACGCGCCACCTGAGCTTTATCGAAACGGGGCGGTCGAAGCCGAGCGCGGCGATGTTGCAGCGAATCGCCGACTGCCTCGACGTGCCGCACCGCGCGCGCAACGCGATGCTGCTCGCGGCGGGCTATGCCCCCAACTATCAGGAGCGGCCGCTCGACAGCGCCGAAATGGCGGGGATGCGCGCGATCGTCGAGCATGTGCTGAAGGGGCACGAGCCCTATCCCGCGCTCGCGGTCGACCGGCACTGGAATATGGTGGCGGCGAACAGCGCCGTCGAAATCCTCGCGGGGCTTGCCGCACCACACCTGTTCGAACCACCCGTCAACGTGCTCCGCATTGCGCTGCATCCCGAGGGGCTCGCGCCGCATATCGCCAATCGGGGCGAATGGCGCGCGCATCTGCTCGAACGGCTCGATCACCAGATCGATGCGAGCGCCGACGCCGGGCTGATCGCGCTGCGCGAGGAACTGGCGGGCTATCCGGCGACGGAGGATGTGCAGCATCGCAGCGCGGCGAACGGCATTGCGGTGCCGCTGATTCTCGACACGCCGATGGGTCAAATTCGCTTTGTGTCGACGGTGACGATTTTCGGCACGCCGGTGGATATCACCTTGTCTGAACTCGCGATCGAGGCATTTTTCCCGGCCGATGCGGAGAGCGCAGCACTGTTGCAGAAGCTGGCAAACCAATAG
- a CDS encoding biotin--[acetyl-CoA-carboxylase] ligase, which yields MALGHRLSLHSRAGGPFGQRRRGAVLIPPIERIAQTGSTNADLLARLAGGEHVGEGHWLVADRQTAGRGRLGRGWNDGQGNFMGSTVVHLTIGDPSAATLALVAGVALAKTVSALAPGVDAQLKWPNDLLIDGAKCAGILMERTGNSVVIGIGVNLTAAPELPDRPTATLAAKGADIDRDHFAGALGIAMIDALWTWRQEGVASIVRAWIPQAHPVGTPLRVSEQGIDGFFDGLAEDGALRLRREGGETMLIHAGDVELRRPVEGN from the coding sequence GTGGCTCTCGGTCATCGGCTATCTCTTCATTCCCGTGCTGGCGGTCCTTTCGGCCAGCGCCGCCGCGGTGCTGTTCTGATACCGCCCATCGAGCGGATCGCGCAGACAGGTTCGACCAACGCCGACCTGCTGGCGCGGCTGGCAGGCGGCGAGCATGTCGGTGAAGGCCATTGGCTCGTCGCCGACCGCCAGACCGCCGGGCGCGGGCGCCTCGGCCGCGGCTGGAACGACGGGCAGGGCAATTTCATGGGCTCGACCGTCGTCCACCTGACGATCGGCGATCCTTCTGCCGCAACGTTGGCGCTCGTCGCCGGAGTCGCGCTCGCCAAGACCGTTTCGGCGCTCGCGCCGGGCGTCGACGCGCAGCTCAAATGGCCGAACGACCTGTTGATCGATGGCGCGAAATGCGCCGGCATCCTGATGGAACGCACGGGCAATTCGGTGGTGATCGGCATCGGGGTCAATCTGACCGCCGCGCCCGAACTCCCCGACCGTCCGACCGCGACGCTGGCGGCTAAGGGCGCCGACATAGACCGTGATCATTTCGCGGGCGCGCTCGGCATCGCGATGATCGATGCGCTGTGGACGTGGCGGCAGGAAGGCGTGGCAAGCATCGTGCGCGCGTGGATTCCGCAGGCGCATCCCGTCGGCACGCCGCTTCGCGTCTCGGAACAGGGCATCGACGGTTTCTTCGACGGCCTTGCCGAGGATGGCGCGCTGCGCTTGCGCCGCGAGGGTGGCGAGACCATGTTGATTCACGCGGGAGACGTCGAACTGCGGCGCCCGGTCGAGGGGAATTGA
- a CDS encoding ribonuclease J: protein MTTPGKELLFLALGGSGEIGMNANLYGCDGKWIMLDLGVTFGSHDYPGIDIVMPDLEFIEDRKKDLLGIVLTHGHEDHIGALPYLAADLGVPLYANRFTAGLIAHKLAEEGLEKAVTLKTVDIDDNFQIGPFGIRLIPLAHSILEMSAVVIDTPYGRVFHTGDWKLDEEPILGVPATAAALTAVGDEGIDVLVCDSTNAFNPEASGSEGGLREGLEQAVGAAKGRVVVTTFASNAARLATLGAVAKATGRTLCVAGRSLDRILGVARSVGYLKDFPPTVDFDEAMRLPRDKVMVIATGGQGEPRAALARMAADIHQIKLEAGDTVVFSSKQIPGNEVAIGRIMNQLAAKDILTVTEKQAHIHVSGHPGQPELAALYGWLRPKLVLPVHGEIRHMHEQARFALEKGVPDALVQENGDLVKLAPGTAKIVERVRAGRLILDGDVILPADGETINERRKLSLNGHITVAVIFSDKRFIESAVSYRGVPVEDEREAFIDEMREAAEQAATGPARDEEKLREAIRLGVRRVATDWTGKKPVVDVMLVTI from the coding sequence ATGACGACTCCGGGCAAGGAGCTGCTTTTTCTCGCATTGGGCGGATCGGGCGAGATCGGCATGAACGCCAATCTCTATGGCTGCGACGGCAAATGGATCATGCTCGACCTCGGCGTGACCTTTGGTAGCCACGATTATCCGGGCATCGACATCGTCATGCCCGATCTCGAATTCATCGAGGACCGCAAGAAGGATTTGCTCGGCATCGTGCTGACGCACGGGCACGAGGATCATATCGGGGCGCTGCCCTATCTCGCCGCCGACCTCGGTGTGCCGCTTTACGCCAACCGCTTCACCGCGGGGCTGATCGCGCACAAGCTCGCCGAAGAGGGGCTGGAGAAGGCGGTCACGCTCAAGACTGTCGACATCGACGACAATTTCCAGATCGGCCCATTCGGCATCCGGCTGATCCCGCTCGCGCATTCGATCCTCGAAATGAGCGCGGTGGTGATCGACACGCCCTATGGCCGCGTCTTCCACACCGGCGACTGGAAACTCGACGAGGAACCGATCCTTGGGGTTCCTGCCACCGCCGCGGCACTGACCGCGGTCGGCGACGAGGGCATCGACGTCCTCGTCTGCGATTCGACCAATGCGTTTAACCCTGAAGCCTCGGGCAGCGAAGGCGGCTTGCGCGAAGGGCTGGAGCAGGCGGTCGGTGCGGCGAAGGGCCGGGTGGTCGTCACCACCTTCGCATCGAACGCGGCACGGCTTGCGACGCTGGGCGCGGTCGCCAAAGCAACTGGACGCACCTTGTGTGTCGCGGGCCGTTCGCTCGACCGCATTCTAGGCGTCGCGCGCTCGGTCGGTTACCTCAAGGACTTCCCGCCGACGGTCGATTTCGACGAAGCGATGCGGCTGCCGCGCGACAAGGTGATGGTGATCGCCACCGGCGGGCAGGGCGAACCGCGCGCGGCGCTCGCGCGCATGGCGGCCGACATCCACCAGATCAAGCTCGAAGCGGGCGACACCGTCGTCTTCTCGTCGAAGCAGATCCCGGGCAACGAGGTCGCTATCGGGCGGATTATGAATCAGCTCGCGGCGAAGGACATCCTGACCGTCACCGAGAAGCAGGCGCATATCCATGTCAGCGGCCATCCGGGACAGCCCGAGCTTGCCGCGCTGTACGGCTGGTTGCGCCCCAAGCTCGTCCTGCCGGTGCATGGCGAGATCCGCCATATGCACGAACAGGCGCGCTTCGCGCTCGAAAAGGGCGTTCCCGACGCGCTCGTGCAGGAAAATGGCGACCTGGTGAAGCTGGCGCCCGGCACCGCGAAGATCGTCGAGCGCGTGCGCGCGGGGCGGCTGATCCTCGACGGCGACGTCATCCTGCCCGCCGACGGCGAGACGATCAACGAACGGCGCAAACTCTCGCTCAACGGGCATATCACCGTCGCGGTGATCTTTTCGGACAAGCGCTTTATCGAAAGCGCGGTCAGCTACCGCGGCGTGCCCGTTGAGGATGAGCGCGAAGCCTTTATCGATGAGATGCGCGAAGCCGCCGAACAGGCCGCGACCGGACCCGCGCGCGACGAGGAAAAGCTGCGCGAGGCGATCCGCCTCGGCGTGCGCCGCGTCGCAACCGACTGGACGGGCAAGAAGCCCGTCGTCGATGTCATGCTCGTCACCATCTGA